One Acidimicrobiales bacterium genomic region harbors:
- a CDS encoding MarR family transcriptional regulator → MDDELISAVRAVAFASRSLERALEQMTLPQYRVLTLIINSPERASRIARGADVTRPSLTGLLDGLVAKGWVARSEVDGDRRGVSLAITPAGERAYTEAQAAMAAGIKDLLDGADRKTARRALDGLVALHEALVARRDRSAA, encoded by the coding sequence GTGGATGACGAACTGATTTCTGCCGTGCGCGCCGTGGCGTTCGCCAGCCGGAGCCTGGAGCGGGCGCTCGAACAGATGACGCTGCCGCAGTACCGCGTGCTGACACTGATCATCAACAGCCCCGAACGGGCGAGCCGCATCGCACGCGGCGCCGACGTCACCCGGCCGTCGCTCACCGGCCTGCTCGACGGGCTCGTCGCCAAGGGGTGGGTCGCCCGCTCCGAAGTGGACGGGGACCGCCGCGGCGTGTCGCTCGCCATCACGCCCGCCGGTGAACGCGCCTACACCGAGGCGCAGGCCGCCATGGCCGCCGGCATTAAGGATCTCCTCGACGGCGCCGATAGGAAGACCGCGCGGCGGGCGCTCGACGGGCTGGTCGCGCTTCACGAAGCGCTAGTCGCTCGACGTGATCGGAGCGCGGCATGA